A window from Parambassis ranga chromosome 13, fParRan2.1, whole genome shotgun sequence encodes these proteins:
- the p4ha3 gene encoding prolyl 4-hydroxylase subunit alpha-3 — translation MKRPVSFLCSLLLIHASAGEMYTSLLNVKQAISVERKLIDYLGTYIDHELERLEDIRRFYTKVSELHTKLYKGPAAALANPLVAFTLIKRLHSEWLNLIYSNEALENTQALRSSYEEEEGDLPKLEDLQGAAQGLMRLQDVYALQVSSLVRGRFQRLTNGEPKDVFMPAVSVSLSGDDCFLVGKVAYEQEDYYHSVQWLEESVRLFRGAGGEWSPENEGSLEDALDHLAFSHFKTGNVSYALSLSQELLHHDPMNGRVLQNVEKYEKLLVAAGPPRTDGLRRPTSTYLRTRNTYERLCQTQGSQPTQFENPTLFCDFFTNGHPALLLQPVRREVLNLQPYVVLYHNFITNTEAEDIKSVAQPGLRRSVVAAGEKQATADYRISKSSWVKGSAHSVIDKLDQRISTLTGLNVKHPYGEYLQVVNYGIGGHYEPHFDHATSPSSPVFKLKTGNRVATFMLYLSSVEAGGSTAFIYANFSVPVVERAAIFWWNLHRNGQGDVETLHAGCPVLIGDKWVANKWIHEYGQEFQHRCSLKPDE, via the exons ATGAAGCGCCCTGTTTCATttctctgcagcctcctgctGATACACGCCTCTGCAGGAGAAATGTATACGTCGCTGCTGAACGTAAAGCAGGCGATCAGCGTCGAACGGAAGCTGATCGATTACTTGGGCACTTACATTGACCACGAGCTGGAAAGGCTGGAGGACATCAGACG CTTTTACACCAAAGTGTCCGAGCTGCACACAAAACTGTACAAAGGCCCGGCCGCTGCACTGGCGAATCCACTGGTGGCATTCACTCTGATCAAGCGGCTCCACTCAGAGTGGCTGAACCTCATCTACAGCAATGAAGCCCTGGAGAACACACAAG CCCTCAGGTCCAGTtacgaggaggaagagggtgatCTGCCTAAACTGGAGGACCTCCAGGGCGCCGCTCAGGGACTGATGAGGCTGCAGGATGTGTACGCTCTCCAGGTGTCCAGCCTCGTGAGGGGTCGTTTCCAGAGGCTCACTAATGGAGAGCCTAAGGATGTCTTCATGCCTGCAGTGTCCGTCTCGCTGTCTGGTGATGACTGCTTCCTGGTTGGGAAG gtggcctatgagcaGGAGGACTATTACCACTCAGTGCAGTGGTTGGAGGAGTCAGTGCGTCTCTTCAGAGGAGCTGGGGGAGAGTGGAGTCCTGAGAATGAAGGGTCTTTAGAGGATGCTCTGGATCACCTGGCCTTTTCGCACTTTAAA ACAGGAAACGTCTCCTACGCTCTGAGTCTGTCTCAGGAGTTACTCCATCACG ATCCAATGAATGGAAGAGTGCTGCAGAATGTGGAGAAATATGAGAAGCTGCTGGTTGCTGCAGGTCCACCCAGGACTGATGGGTTAAGGAGACCAACATCCACATATTTAAGGACCAGGAATACTTATGAGAGGCTCTGCCAGACTCAGGGCTCTCAG CCGACTCAGTTTGAAAACCCCACGTTGTTCTGTGACTTCTTCACCAACGGCCAtcctgcactgctgctgcagcctgtaaGACGAGAGGTGCTGAACCTGCAGCCGTATGTGGTCCTTTACCACAACTTCATCACCAACACAGAGGCTGAAGACATCAAGAGCGTCGCCCAGCCAGGA TTGAGGAGATCTGTGGTGGCAGCTGGAGAGAAACAAGCCACAGCAGACTATCGTATCAGCAAGAG ttcGTGGGTGAAGGGCTCAGCTCATTCTGTCATTGACAAGCTGGATCAGAGAATTTCAACTCTCACAGGGCTGAATGTAAAGCACCCATACGGCGAGTACCTGCAAGTAGTGAATTATGGGATTGGCGGCCATTATGAACCCCATTTCGACCATGCTACA TCGCCTTCCAGTCCTGTGTTCAAGCTGAAGACTGGGAATCGTGTTGCAACCTTCATGCTATAT CTCAGCTCCGTGGAGGCAGGTGGGTCCACTGCCTTCATCTACGCCAACTTCAGCGTTCCTGTCGTGGag AGAGCTGCCATCTTCTGGTGGAACCTCCACAGAAATGGCCAAGGAGATGTAGAGACTCTGCACGCTGGCTGTCCTGTCCTCATTGGAGACAAATGGG TGGCAAACAAATGGATCCACGAGTACGGCCAAGAGTTCCAGCATCGCTGCAGCCTAAAACCTGACGAGTGA